The sequence CCGCAGCCGCACCTGGATCGCTTTCGACGGCAGCGCTGCACAGGTCAGCGCAGCGTTTCACACGCAAATCCACCAGTACGAGATCAACGGCAAGCTGCGTTACGCGAACGCCACTGAACCCTCCATTCCCTCTGCTCTCGTGAATGTGGTCGCCGGCGTGCGGATACATAACTTCAAGCCCCGCGCACGTTCCCGCCGGTTACAGCCGAAGTTCACCTCGACCCAGTCCGGCTATCATTTCCTCGCGCCCGATGACTTCGCCACCATCTACGACCTGCACGGACTCTACAACGCGGGAATCGACGGCACCGGCCAGAAGATCGCCGTCATGGGCCAGACCAAGGTCGATTACAGCAACGTAACCACTTTCCGCCAGTTGTCCGGCTTGCCCGCCAAATCTGTCACCGATGTCATTACCAGCGGTAGTGCCATTTCCAATTCGAGTGACCTCGACGAAGCCTATCTCGACATCGAGTGGGCCGGAGCTGTCGCTAAGAACGCGCAGATTATTTACGTGCACACTGACGGGCAGAACACCAGCGGCGCCTTCGATTCGCTCAACTACGCCATCGACCATGATCTGGCGCCGGTCATCAGCATCAGCTACGGCGATTGCGAACCGAACTTCGCTGCCAGCGACCTGACTACCATCGCCGGGTGGCTTCAGCAGGCCAACGCGCAGGGCCAGACTGTCGTGACGCCCTCCGGCGACGACGGCGCCGCCGACTGCGATTATCCAGCCACATCTTCGGCATCTGTGACCAGCGCAACTCACGGCCTCGCCGTTGACGTCCCCGCGAGTTTCCCCTATAGCACCGCCGTCGGTGGAACCACCTTCAATGAAGGCTCGGGCGATTACTGGAACACCACCAACAACTCCGTTTACGGAACAGCGAAATCCTATATCCCCGAAGTCGTCTGGAACGATACCCTCTCCGACTTGAGTAACGGTGGAACCAGCTTCGCGGCGAGCGGCGGCGGTAAGAGCATTCTCTTCACCAAGCCCAGTTGGCAGACCGGCCCCGGCGTTCCATCGGACGACGTCCGCTGGGTCCCTGACGTAGCCATGGCAGCGTCGGTCGATCATGACGGTTATCTCACGTGCACGCCTGGATATTGCGTGAACCCGACGAACTTCCCCGACGGCTGGCGCGATGCCAATAACACCAACCTCTCGGTAGTCGGCGGAACCTCCGCCGGTGTCCCCACCTTTGCCGGTATCGTTGCCCTTATCAATCAGAAGACCGGACAGCGTCAGGGAAATATCAATCCGGCGTTGTACTCGCTGGCGAGCACGAACCCATCCGCTTTCCACGACATCACTTCCGGCGACAACAAGGTTCCCTGCACCACCGGAACCAGGGATTGCCCGTCCGGCGGCACCATTGGCTATACGGCCGGCACCGGCTATGACGCCACCACCGGTCTCGGATCGCCGGACGCCTCAGCCCTCGTCAACAATTGGGCCGATCCAGCTCCGGCCGCCGACTTCACGATCCTCAACACGTCGCCGAACCTGACGATCCCTCACGGGACTACCGGCACGGCATCACTCAATTTCTATGCCGAGAACGGCTTCACCGGTGCCGTAAATCTCACCTGCTCGGTCTCCTCCAGCCTCGGCACATCGACTTGTTCTTTAAAGAACTCCGGCGGCAACACCATAACCTCGGTTACGCCCAACGCTGCCGTTACGGTTTCCATTGCGGCCAGTTCGCAGCTAGCCAGTAACCGTTCGCCTCATCTGCCGTTCGCCCTGGGGACAACATTCGCCGCCCTCTTCGGAAGCGTCTTCGTCGTCGGCAAGAACTCGCGCAAACGCTGGATGATTCTCTCCACACTTGCCATTCTCGTCCTGCTCGTCACGATGGTGGCCTGCGGCGGTGGTTCAAGTTCCGGCGGAAACGGCAACACTGGCCCAGTGATCGGCGCCGTGACCGTGCATGCCACCAACGGCACCATCACGCACAGCTCGGTGATCAACGTCACCGTGAACTAAACAGTTCTCTTCTCTCACTCGGGAGCCTGAATTAGGCTCCCTTTCTTTTTTCGGTGCCCCACATCTACGCGTTTTTCGCAGATGTGGGTCTTTATTCCTTCAATCGCACGATGCCCGATTCTCCATTCGTCTCAGTCCCTCCTGTAACCGTCCCTACGACGTATGTCGGATTCCCTCGCTTGCATAAAGGAGGTAAGTCTTAGCTGAATGGAAGTACTTTCATGCGTCTTGATTACATTTCTTGTTGTCTTACCATCGGTTCCACGGTCCTCATCGGCAAACGGCACTGGCAGGGCTGGCTCGTCGCCGCCGCCAACAGCGTCATCATCTGCTACATCGGCCTCCAGACCGAGCAAACCGGCTTCATCCCCGCAAACCTCTTCTGCCTGGGCATCTACGGCTACAACGTATATCAGTGGCGCGTGGCAAAACCTGCGCAGTCGCAACCCGTCGCCGCCTCTGGTACCCTGATGCGACGCGCCACGCGTCATCGCAGCGCGCGGGATTCGGCCTCGCGCCGAAAGCACCAGCCGTCAAGCCATGCCCGACCATTCCGCGATCGAATTCGTCCACGTGAGTTATCGGCTCGAGAGTAGCCGCGAACTCCTCTTCGATCTCAATCTCTCGATCGCGCCCGGCGAAGTCTTCATGCTGCTGGGTCGCAGCGGCTCGGGCAAAACCACTTCGCTGAAACTCATCAATCGGCTGCTCAAGCCTACCGAAGGCGAAGTCCACGTCGAAGGCATGCCCACGACGCTCTGGGATCCGATAGTGCTGCGCCGAAAAATAGGCTACGCCATCCAGGAAGTCGGCCTTTTTCCGCACTACACCGTCGAACAGAACATCGCTCTTGTCCCCCGACTCGAGCGCTGGCCGAAAGAGAAAGTCGCCGCACGGGTGCGCGAAGTAATGGCTCTCGTCGATCTTCCACCCGGCTTCCTCACTCGCTATCCCGATCAACTCTCCGGCGGCCAGCGTCAACGTGTCGG comes from Terriglobia bacterium and encodes:
- a CDS encoding S53 family peptidase yields the protein MRHLRFTPFLALLLFLSNSLFATQVTRDRITGPIDNSRIATLKGNVSPRISLGVDQGAVPASFTVQHMLISFKRTAQQENDLATLLGELQNPASPKFHQWLTPEQFADQFGLSAGDYAKVVDWLKSRGFTVSEIARSRTWIAFDGSAAQVSAAFHTQIHQYEINGKLRYANATEPSIPSALVNVVAGVRIHNFKPRARSRRLQPKFTSTQSGYHFLAPDDFATIYDLHGLYNAGIDGTGQKIAVMGQTKVDYSNVTTFRQLSGLPAKSVTDVITSGSAISNSSDLDEAYLDIEWAGAVAKNAQIIYVHTDGQNTSGAFDSLNYAIDHDLAPVISISYGDCEPNFAASDLTTIAGWLQQANAQGQTVVTPSGDDGAADCDYPATSSASVTSATHGLAVDVPASFPYSTAVGGTTFNEGSGDYWNTTNNSVYGTAKSYIPEVVWNDTLSDLSNGGTSFAASGGGKSILFTKPSWQTGPGVPSDDVRWVPDVAMAASVDHDGYLTCTPGYCVNPTNFPDGWRDANNTNLSVVGGTSAGVPTFAGIVALINQKTGQRQGNINPALYSLASTNPSAFHDITSGDNKVPCTTGTRDCPSGGTIGYTAGTGYDATTGLGSPDASALVNNWADPAPAADFTILNTSPNLTIPHGTTGTASLNFYAENGFTGAVNLTCSVSSSLGTSTCSLKNSGGNTITSVTPNAAVTVSIAASSQLASNRSPHLPFALGTTFAALFGSVFVVGKNSRKRWMILSTLAILVLLVTMVACGGGSSSGGNGNTGPVIGAVTVHATNGTITHSSVINVTVN
- a CDS encoding ATP-binding cassette domain-containing protein, with translation MPDHSAIEFVHVSYRLESSRELLFDLNLSIAPGEVFMLLGRSGSGKTTSLKLINRLLKPTEGEVHVEGMPTTLWDPIVLRRKIGYAIQEVGLFPHYTVEQNIALVPRLERWPKEKVAARVREVMALVDLPPGFLTRYPDQLSGGQRQRVGLARALAADPPILLMDEPFGALDPLSRTQLQKEFQQLQQRLKKTVVFVTHDVGEALLLGDRIALLQEGRLLTVQPPKEFLATSDPTARSYVDAFRAGYKVFESQF